From the Pontibaca methylaminivorans genome, the window GAACACGGTAATCCGGGGCTTCAGTTCTTCCTGTCCGGGCATCGAAAGGTTCAAAGTCATGGATCTATCCGCCTGTGTCTGACCCGTTTGCACGGGCATTTTTTGCCTGTCCATCGTCATTCTTATCAATTGATCCCCGATAGTCACCAGAAAAAACCTCGATTTCCGCAAAATATGGGCAGATTCTTGCCGGGAACCGCCCGGTCTCGTCCACCACCCAAGGTATAGAAGACGTGGATGAGCTTTCGCGCAGATATTGCGGCACCTGCACAGGAACCGAAATCCCGCGCGCTGCGCGAGCCGGCATCGACGGATAATCTCTGGACGACTGCCCGGCCGCCTCTGTTATTGGTGTTGGAGGCGTCACCGCGCCCCTTGTGCGCCTTATATCACAGGCCGGCGGCCCCGTCACCCCGTGTTCTCGTGCCTACCAGTTGTCCTTGAACCAGCGCACCGCGCGCTTGAGCGAATGGGCCGGGTAGCGGTCCACCGGAATCTCGAAGTCCCACCATTCGTCCTGCGGATGCGCGGCACAGAGCGCAAGGCCGACCGCGCTTGCGAAACCGGCGCCGGTGGCCGCCTGCGGCAGGCCATGCACCCGCAGCGGGCGGCCAAGGCGCACATGCTGGCCGAGGATGCGGCTCGCGAGCCCGTCCAGCCCCGGGATCTGGTTGCCGCCACCGGTCAGCACGATCTGCCGGCTGGGAAGGTGCTCGAAACCCGCCGCATCCAGGCGCTGGCGCACTTCCTCAAAGATTTCCTCGACCCGCGGTCGCATGATCCCGATCAGTTCGGCCCGGCTCACGCTGCGGCGGTCGTGTTCCCAGTCGCCGGTGTTGCCGCCGATGTCGATGCGTTCACGGTCATCGAGCCCGGTCGCATGCACGCCGCCGTAAAAGGTCTTGATCCGCTCGGCCGTGGCCGCCGGCACGCCGAGCCCCATGGACACGTCCGCCGTCACATGGTCGCCGCCCATGCGCACCGCATCGGCAAAGATCATGTGCTTTTTCATGAAGATCGAAATGCCCGTGCTGCCGCCGCCAAGGTCGATGCAGGCAGCGCCAAGCTCCTGCTCGTCCTCGACCAGGGTCGACATCCCCGAGGCATAGGCCGACGAGACGATCCCGGCGAGTTCCAGATCGCAGCGGCGCAGGCAATAGACGAGGTTCTGGATCGGCGCCGCATCGGCGGTCAGCAGGTGCATGTCGACCGAAAGCGTCTGCCCGAGCTGCCCGCGCGGATCCGACAGGCCCGAGCGGTTGTCCAGCGCGAAATTCACCGGCTGCGCATGCAGCACCTCGCGGCGGACGCCGTAATCGGGCACTTCGCAGGCGGCCAT encodes:
- the ftsA gene encoding cell division protein FtsA: MTDLYQAQRAMRQIRRQAMQRGVIAILDVGSSKIACLVLRFDGSERLREDGTIGAMAGQTGFRIIGAATTRSRGVQFGEIVAMQETERAIRTALQAAQKMAGIRVDHVIACLSGASPRSYGLEGEIALDEQIVAEADVGRVMAACEVPDYGVRREVLHAQPVNFALDNRSGLSDPRGQLGQTLSVDMHLLTADAAPIQNLVYCLRRCDLELAGIVSSAYASGMSTLVEDEQELGAACIDLGGGSTGISIFMKKHMIFADAVRMGGDHVTADVSMGLGVPAATAERIKTFYGGVHATGLDDRERIDIGGNTGDWEHDRRSVSRAELIGIMRPRVEEIFEEVRQRLDAAGFEHLPSRQIVLTGGGNQIPGLDGLASRILGQHVRLGRPLRVHGLPQAATGAGFASAVGLALCAAHPQDEWWDFEIPVDRYPAHSLKRAVRWFKDNW